The following proteins are encoded in a genomic region of Streptomyces sp. NBC_01723:
- the zapE gene encoding cell division protein ZapE, whose product MSPSSSAAGPGSTPIAGADPLSLCAREPHVPADHLVAEMVPPPRFDSVRFGTYVPDPNQPSQHEAVRVLEEFAGGLGEPSGAGTGRRGFLGFGRSKAPKAPAGPRGVYLDGGYGVGKTHLLASLWHATPADPSRKAFGTFVELTNLVGALGFQQTVRTLSGHRLLCIDEFELDDPGDTVLVSSLLARLVEAGVALAATSNTLPGKLGEGRFAAVDFLREIQGLSAHFRTLRIDGEDYRHRGLPEAPAPHSDEQVTRAARATAGASLDDFGALLDHLARVHPSRYGALTDDLAAVCLTGVRPVPDQSTALRLVVLADRLYDREVPVLASGLPFDQLFGEDMLKGGYRKKYFRAISRLTALARDAARLVDGPDTP is encoded by the coding sequence GTGTCGCCCTCCTCCTCCGCCGCCGGCCCCGGGTCCACCCCGATAGCCGGGGCCGATCCCTTGTCCCTGTGTGCTCGTGAGCCGCATGTGCCCGCCGACCACCTGGTCGCCGAGATGGTGCCGCCGCCGCGGTTCGACTCGGTCCGGTTCGGGACCTATGTGCCGGACCCGAACCAGCCCAGCCAGCACGAGGCCGTACGGGTCCTGGAGGAGTTCGCGGGCGGGCTGGGCGAGCCGTCCGGCGCGGGCACCGGGCGGCGCGGGTTCCTCGGGTTCGGGCGGAGCAAGGCGCCGAAGGCCCCGGCCGGCCCCCGCGGCGTCTACCTCGACGGCGGCTACGGGGTCGGCAAGACCCACCTGCTGGCCTCCCTGTGGCACGCCACCCCCGCCGACCCCTCCCGCAAGGCCTTCGGCACCTTCGTCGAGCTGACCAACCTCGTCGGCGCCCTCGGCTTCCAGCAGACCGTGCGGACCCTCTCCGGGCACCGCCTCCTGTGCATCGACGAATTCGAGCTGGACGACCCCGGCGACACCGTCCTCGTCTCCAGCCTGCTCGCCCGGCTCGTCGAGGCCGGTGTGGCACTCGCCGCCACCTCCAACACGCTGCCCGGCAAGCTCGGCGAGGGCCGCTTCGCGGCGGTGGACTTCCTGCGCGAGATCCAGGGCCTGTCCGCCCACTTCCGCACCCTGCGCATCGACGGCGAGGACTACCGCCACCGCGGCCTGCCCGAGGCCCCGGCACCGCACTCCGACGAGCAGGTCACCCGGGCGGCGCGAGCCACCGCGGGCGCCTCGCTCGACGACTTCGGCGCGCTCCTCGACCACCTCGCCCGCGTCCACCCCAGCCGCTACGGCGCCCTGACCGACGACCTCGCGGCGGTGTGCCTCACCGGGGTGCGCCCGGTCCCGGACCAGTCGACGGCGCTGCGCCTCGTGGTGCTCGCGGACCGCCTCTACGACCGCGAGGTGCCCGTCCTGGCGTCCGGACTGCCCTTCGACCAACTCTTCGGCGAGGACATGCTGAAGGGCGGCTACCGCAAGAAGTACTTCCGGGCGATCTCGCGGCTCACCGCGCTGGCCCGGGACGCCGCGCGCCTGGTCGACGGCCCCGACACGCCCTGA
- a CDS encoding class I SAM-dependent methyltransferase, which produces MTGTAQAREADRALKAKHRSMWALGDYPAVARDVVAGLGPALVAACGIKDGDRVLDVAAGSGNASIPAALAGGDVVASDLTPELLDVGRNEAEARGAAVSWQEADAEDLPFEDGSFDTVMSCVGVMFAPHHQAAADELVRVCRPGGTIGLLNWTPEGFVGQMFATMKPFAPPPPPGAQPPPLWGREEHVRMLLGDRVTGVEARRRSLRVDTFGEPEDFRAFFKSAYGPTISVYRNLADDPERTAALDAALVDLARGALEDGVLEWEYLLLTARRSA; this is translated from the coding sequence ATGACCGGGACGGCACAGGCGCGTGAGGCCGACCGCGCGCTCAAGGCGAAGCATCGCTCGATGTGGGCCCTCGGCGACTATCCGGCGGTGGCGCGGGACGTCGTGGCCGGTCTGGGCCCCGCCCTCGTGGCGGCCTGTGGGATCAAGGACGGCGACCGCGTGCTGGACGTGGCCGCCGGATCGGGGAACGCCTCGATCCCGGCCGCCTTGGCCGGCGGGGACGTGGTGGCCTCCGACCTCACTCCCGAACTGCTGGACGTGGGCCGGAACGAGGCGGAAGCGCGCGGCGCGGCAGTGAGCTGGCAGGAGGCGGATGCCGAGGATCTGCCGTTCGAGGACGGGTCCTTCGACACCGTGATGTCCTGCGTGGGCGTCATGTTCGCTCCCCATCACCAGGCCGCCGCCGACGAGTTGGTGCGGGTGTGTCGGCCGGGTGGCACGATCGGGCTCCTGAACTGGACCCCCGAGGGGTTCGTCGGGCAGATGTTCGCGACCATGAAACCGTTCGCGCCGCCGCCTCCTCCCGGTGCCCAGCCTCCGCCGTTGTGGGGTCGGGAGGAGCACGTGCGGATGCTGCTCGGTGACCGTGTCACGGGCGTCGAAGCGCGGCGGCGGTCGCTTCGCGTGGACACGTTCGGCGAGCCGGAGGACTTCCGCGCGTTCTTCAAGTCCGCGTACGGGCCGACGATCAGCGTCTACCGGAACCTGGCCGACGACCCCGAACGCACCGCCGCCCTGGACGCGGCTCTCGTGGACCTGGCGCGCGGTGCGCTCGAGGACGGTGTCCTCGAGTGGGAGTATCTGCTGCTCACCGCCCGCCGCAGCGCCTGA
- a CDS encoding carbonic anhydrase, producing MQPLIDNARTFGQRPEEFAGHAEGQSPEVLFITCSDSRVVPALITGARPGRLFELRTAGNVVPPHGTGHPSGEAATIEYAVAVLGVGDIVVCGHSHCGAVGALVRGDDLSAVPAVRDWLAYAAEEPKPCDPADPTVAEAVQHHVLAQLERLRSYPCVEQRLTEGRLRLHGWYYEVHTGAVRQHSADTDAFETL from the coding sequence ATGCAACCCCTCATCGACAACGCCCGTACGTTCGGACAGCGCCCTGAGGAGTTCGCCGGGCACGCCGAAGGCCAGTCGCCCGAAGTACTGTTCATCACCTGCTCCGACTCCCGGGTCGTCCCGGCCCTGATCACGGGCGCCCGGCCCGGCCGGCTCTTCGAGCTGCGCACCGCGGGCAACGTCGTCCCGCCGCACGGCACCGGCCACCCCTCCGGCGAGGCCGCCACCATCGAGTACGCCGTGGCGGTGCTCGGCGTCGGCGACATCGTGGTCTGCGGCCACTCGCACTGCGGCGCCGTCGGCGCGCTGGTGCGCGGCGACGACCTGAGCGCCGTACCCGCCGTGCGCGACTGGCTGGCGTACGCCGCCGAGGAGCCGAAGCCCTGCGACCCCGCCGACCCGACCGTCGCCGAGGCCGTGCAGCACCACGTCCTGGCGCAACTGGAGCGGCTGCGCTCCTACCCCTGCGTGGAACAACGCCTGACGGAGGGCCGGCTGCGGCTGCACGGCTGGTACTACGAGGTCCACACCGGGGCCGTACGCCAACACAGCGCGGACACCGACGCGTTCGAGACCCTGTGA
- a CDS encoding pyrimidine reductase family protein, with translation MRRLFPVIDQTAGPGAGPDPDGGDREWSLAELAEAYAYPVPDGRRAAWLRANMVSTLDGAAQHEGRSQPISSAADMRVFGTLRALADVVVAGAETVRQEGYRPARARAEFAEARRAAGQTPVPAVAVVSASLELDLTLPLFTAPLVPTLILTGAAAPRDRITAAEKAGARVVIAGDGAGVDPVRAVGALAGLGHTRLLTEGGPRLLGQFVAAGVLDELCLTVSPMLTAGDAQRIAGGPPVGVPRRFALASLLEEEGFLFSRYRRD, from the coding sequence ATGCGACGTCTGTTCCCTGTGATCGATCAGACAGCCGGCCCCGGGGCGGGCCCGGACCCCGACGGGGGTGATCGGGAATGGAGCCTGGCCGAGCTGGCGGAGGCCTACGCCTATCCCGTGCCGGACGGGCGGCGTGCGGCGTGGCTGCGGGCCAACATGGTGTCCACCCTCGACGGCGCCGCCCAGCACGAGGGCCGTTCCCAGCCCATCTCCAGCGCGGCCGACATGCGCGTCTTCGGGACCCTGCGCGCGCTCGCCGACGTGGTGGTCGCCGGCGCCGAGACCGTACGGCAGGAGGGGTACCGGCCCGCACGCGCGCGTGCCGAGTTCGCGGAGGCGCGGCGGGCGGCCGGGCAGACCCCCGTGCCCGCGGTCGCGGTGGTCAGCGCGAGCCTGGAGCTGGACCTCACCCTGCCGCTGTTCACCGCCCCGCTGGTGCCCACCCTGATCCTGACCGGGGCAGCCGCGCCCCGGGACCGGATCACGGCCGCCGAGAAGGCGGGCGCCCGGGTCGTGATCGCCGGGGACGGTGCCGGTGTGGATCCCGTCCGGGCCGTCGGCGCGCTGGCCGGGCTCGGACACACCCGGCTGCTGACCGAGGGCGGCCCGCGGCTGCTGGGCCAGTTCGTCGCGGCCGGTGTGCTGGACGAGCTGTGCCTGACCGTGTCCCCGATGCTCACCGCCGGGGACGCCCAGCGGATCGCGGGCGGGCCCCCCGTCGGGGTGCCGCGGCGGTTCGCGCTGGCGTCCCTCCTGGAGGAGGAAGGTTTCCTCTTCAGCCGCTACCGGCGGGACTAG
- a CDS encoding response regulator transcription factor, translating to MDKVRLLVVDDDPPIADLVATVARYEGWEAVTANTGEQALRLAAGFRPDIVVLDLMLPDVDGFGVLDRLRHSGTMVPVVFLTARDGVADRVAGLTRGGDDYLVKPFAVEELMARLRTVLRRSTGPASPRSVLRVADLEVDEDTREVRRGGRRLSLTPTEFEVLRYLMRRSPSVMTKAQILDHVWEYGFGGRSNVVELVVSRLRRKLDDTGEPLIQTVRGFGYAVRETAR from the coding sequence GTGGACAAAGTGCGACTCCTCGTCGTGGACGACGACCCGCCCATCGCCGATCTCGTGGCCACGGTCGCCCGCTACGAGGGGTGGGAGGCGGTCACCGCGAACACCGGCGAGCAGGCGCTGCGGCTGGCCGCCGGGTTCCGTCCGGACATCGTGGTGCTCGACCTGATGCTGCCGGACGTCGACGGCTTCGGCGTCCTGGACCGGCTGCGCCACTCGGGCACGATGGTGCCGGTGGTGTTCCTGACGGCGCGGGACGGGGTGGCCGACCGGGTGGCGGGGCTGACCCGGGGCGGTGACGACTACCTGGTCAAGCCGTTCGCGGTGGAGGAGCTGATGGCCCGGCTGCGGACGGTCCTGCGGCGCAGCACCGGGCCGGCGTCCCCGCGGTCGGTGCTGCGGGTGGCGGACCTGGAGGTGGACGAGGACACGCGCGAGGTCCGGCGCGGCGGGCGGCGGCTGTCGCTGACGCCGACGGAGTTCGAGGTGCTGCGCTACCTGATGCGCAGGTCGCCGTCCGTGATGACGAAGGCGCAGATCCTCGACCACGTCTGGGAGTACGGGTTCGGCGGCCGGTCCAACGTCGTCGAGCTGGTCGTCAGCCGGCTGCGGCGCAAGCTCGACGACACGGGTGAGCCGCTGATCCAGACGGTGCGGGGCTTCGGGTACGCGGTCCGGGAGACGGCCCGGTGA
- the msrB gene encoding peptide-methionine (R)-S-oxide reductase MsrB, with protein sequence MSYDVEKPDEQWRAELAPAEYAVLRQAGTEPAFTGEYTDTKTEGVYSCRACGADLFTSTTKFESHCGWPSFFDPKDTDAVELIEDRSHGMVRTEVRCARCGSHLGHVFQGEGYPTPTDQRYCINSISLRLTPAED encoded by the coding sequence ATGTCGTACGACGTCGAGAAGCCGGACGAGCAGTGGCGCGCGGAGCTGGCCCCGGCCGAGTACGCCGTGCTGCGCCAGGCCGGCACCGAACCGGCCTTCACCGGTGAGTACACCGACACCAAGACCGAGGGCGTCTACTCCTGCCGGGCCTGCGGCGCGGACCTGTTCACCTCCACGACCAAGTTCGAGTCGCACTGCGGCTGGCCGTCCTTCTTCGACCCGAAGGACACCGACGCGGTCGAGCTGATCGAGGACCGCTCGCACGGGATGGTCCGCACCGAGGTGCGCTGCGCCCGCTGCGGCTCGCACCTCGGGCACGTCTTCCAGGGCGAGGGCTACCCGACCCCGACCGACCAGCGGTACTGCATCAACAGCATCTCGCTGCGGCTGACGCCCGCGGAGGACTGA
- a CDS encoding indole-3-glycerol phosphate synthase — MFTSVLMIEKALTSADVEFVTTLHGEETVAFHVLLQPRGDQADRLLRAIDDVALGELDDAVREGETPEGDDAQSVGRRALAVSLTALRASGAEAEGRLIEDHPLEELRSLVLEIGADEVIVLTDPHYVEEFFHRDWASRARHKVGVPVLKLFSHSKA; from the coding sequence GTGTTCACAAGCGTTTTGATGATCGAGAAGGCCCTGACGTCCGCCGACGTGGAGTTCGTCACCACCTTGCACGGCGAGGAGACGGTCGCCTTCCACGTGCTGCTCCAGCCGCGCGGCGATCAGGCCGACAGGCTGTTGAGAGCGATCGACGACGTCGCGCTCGGCGAGCTGGACGACGCCGTCCGGGAGGGTGAGACGCCCGAGGGCGACGACGCGCAGAGCGTCGGCCGGCGGGCACTGGCGGTCTCCCTCACCGCCCTGCGCGCGTCCGGCGCCGAGGCCGAGGGCCGGCTGATCGAGGACCACCCGCTGGAAGAGCTGAGGTCCCTGGTCCTGGAGATCGGCGCCGACGAGGTGATCGTCCTGACGGACCCGCACTACGTGGAGGAGTTCTTCCACCGCGACTGGGCCTCCCGGGCCCGGCACAAGGTCGGCGTGCCGGTCCTGAAACTGTTCTCCCACAGCAAGGCATAG
- the murC gene encoding UDP-N-acetylmuramate--L-alanine ligase, with the protein MAPGLPTAMDRPHFIGIGGAGMSGIARILAQRGAQVAGSDAKESETAEALRALGATVHIGHAAEHLADDASCVVVSSAIRQDNPELARAAELGVPVVHRSDALAALMNGLRPIAVAGTHGKTTTTSMLAVSLSELGLNPSYAIGGDLDTPGSNALHGDGEIFVAEADESDRSFHKYAPEVAIVLNVELDHHANYASMDEIYESFETFADRIVPGGTLVIAADQQGARELTRRLAGKVRTVTYGESEDADVRILSVVPQGLKSEVTVVLDGTELTFAVSVPGRHYAHNAVAALAAGAALGVPAAELAPALAAYTGVKRRLQLKGEAAGVQVVDSYAHHPTEMTADLEAMRAAVGDARILVLFQPHLFSRTQELGKEMGQALSLADASVVLDIYPAREDPIPGITSDLIIEAARAAGADVTPVHDKAGAPAVVAGMAKAGDLVLTMGAGDVTDLGPRILDQLSSTGN; encoded by the coding sequence ATGGCACCCGGCCTTCCCACCGCCATGGACCGACCGCACTTCATCGGCATCGGCGGCGCCGGAATGTCGGGCATCGCCAGGATCCTCGCCCAGCGCGGCGCCCAGGTGGCGGGCAGCGACGCCAAGGAGTCCGAGACCGCCGAGGCGCTGCGCGCCCTGGGCGCCACCGTGCACATCGGGCACGCGGCGGAGCACCTCGCCGACGACGCCAGCTGCGTCGTCGTGTCGTCCGCGATCCGCCAGGACAACCCGGAGCTGGCCCGCGCCGCCGAGCTGGGCGTCCCGGTCGTGCACCGCTCCGACGCCCTCGCCGCCCTGATGAACGGCCTGCGCCCGATCGCGGTGGCCGGCACCCACGGCAAGACCACCACCACCTCGATGCTCGCGGTCAGCCTGTCCGAGCTGGGCCTCAACCCCTCGTACGCCATCGGCGGCGACCTGGACACGCCCGGCTCCAACGCCCTGCACGGCGACGGCGAGATCTTCGTGGCCGAGGCGGACGAAAGCGACCGCAGCTTCCACAAGTACGCCCCCGAGGTCGCCATCGTCCTCAACGTCGAGCTGGACCACCACGCCAACTACGCCTCGATGGACGAGATCTACGAGTCCTTCGAGACCTTCGCCGACCGGATCGTCCCCGGCGGCACCCTGGTGATCGCGGCCGACCAGCAGGGCGCCCGAGAGCTGACGCGGCGCCTGGCCGGCAAGGTGCGGACCGTGACCTACGGGGAGTCCGAGGACGCCGACGTGCGCATCCTGTCGGTCGTCCCGCAGGGCCTGAAGAGCGAGGTCACGGTGGTGCTGGACGGCACGGAGCTGACCTTCGCGGTCTCCGTCCCCGGCCGCCACTACGCCCACAACGCCGTCGCCGCCCTCGCCGCGGGCGCCGCCCTCGGCGTCCCCGCCGCCGAGCTGGCCCCCGCCCTGGCCGCCTACACGGGCGTCAAGCGGCGCCTCCAGCTCAAGGGCGAGGCGGCCGGCGTCCAGGTCGTCGACTCCTACGCGCACCACCCCACCGAGATGACCGCCGACCTGGAGGCCATGCGCGCCGCGGTCGGCGACGCCCGCATCCTGGTCCTCTTCCAGCCGCACCTCTTCTCCCGCACCCAGGAACTGGGCAAGGAGATGGGCCAGGCCCTGTCCCTGGCGGACGCCTCGGTCGTCCTGGACATCTACCCGGCCCGCGAGGACCCGATCCCGGGCATCACCAGCGACCTGATCATCGAGGCGGCCCGGGCCGCCGGCGCCGACGTCACCCCGGTCCACGACAAGGCCGGGGCGCCCGCGGTGGTCGCGGGAATGGCGAAGGCCGGCGATCTCGTTCTCACCATGGGCGCGGGCGACGTCACCGACCTCGGACCGCGCATCCTGGACCAGCTGTCGAGCACCGGAAACTAA
- a CDS encoding type 1 glutamine amidotransferase domain-containing protein, whose product MATVLFMVSGATYWVLKDGTRYATGYWAEEFAKPYKALTDAGHAVVVATPGGTTPNVDMMSLRPSMAGGEQGALDLESIIRDAEVMRRPLKLSDVRLEDYDAVYLPGGHGPMSDLAFDADAGRLLTAQLGSGEPLFIVCHAPAAMLATRIHGVSPFEGYKVTGFTNDEEEGVGLAPRATWLLETDLKDKVGVQYSRGPVWEPYMVEDRNLVTGQNPASAEVLAERMLKILA is encoded by the coding sequence ATGGCAACAGTCCTGTTCATGGTCAGTGGTGCGACGTACTGGGTGCTGAAGGACGGCACACGATATGCGACGGGCTATTGGGCGGAGGAGTTCGCCAAGCCCTACAAGGCTCTGACGGATGCCGGTCACGCCGTCGTGGTGGCGACTCCGGGCGGCACGACTCCGAACGTCGACATGATGAGCCTCCGTCCGTCGATGGCGGGCGGGGAGCAAGGTGCCCTGGACCTGGAGTCCATCATCCGGGACGCCGAAGTGATGCGTCGCCCGCTGAAGCTCTCGGACGTCCGCCTGGAGGACTACGACGCGGTGTACCTGCCGGGTGGGCACGGCCCGATGTCGGATCTCGCCTTCGACGCCGACGCCGGTCGGCTCCTGACGGCACAACTCGGTTCGGGCGAGCCGTTGTTCATCGTGTGCCATGCGCCCGCCGCGATGCTGGCGACACGGATCCACGGAGTGTCGCCGTTCGAGGGGTACAAGGTCACGGGTTTCACCAACGACGAGGAAGAGGGCGTGGGCCTGGCTCCCCGGGCGACCTGGCTCCTGGAGACGGACCTGAAGGACAAGGTCGGTGTCCAGTACAGCCGGGGGCCCGTCTGGGAGCCGTACATGGTCGAGGACAGGAATCTGGTCACCGGGCAGAACCCGGCCTCCGCCGAGGTGCTGGCCGAGCGAATGCTGAAGATCCTCGCCTGA
- a CDS encoding sensor histidine kinase — translation MIRRWWRAYRGLRLGTRLALGLGVLSLVVFAVVGTVLTAYMRDYLERQLADQMKLVQVVQSKDAATHGTVQRKPYYGWYTAVYDVSGTSVDLRTPAEVPADSRALTDLARTMARSEEDITRTVRLGGHGPYLLRACEVEPGVVLVSAAPMGDVEDTVDQLITVQVVAFGLALLALVVFGRRMLRRGLKPLSDMASTAHGIASHDLTESAARLPLRADGRDGGQEVAELRTAFNTMLEHIDASLAVRAEAERRLRRFVADASHELRTPLMSVRGYADLFQYAAANEPAERERHLARLRAEAARMGVLLDDLLLLARLDADEVEAPLRREDADLTELVRQAADAFRAGHPDRPLTVRTGAAVVKLRLDPQRIRQVLDNLLTNAAVHTPPGTAVSVTVSGGADAVRVSVADAGPGIPAADRERIFDRFYRVDKARSRDRGGSGLGLSVAASLVRAHGGTVEVDGEPGATVFTVTLPAAARDASAAR, via the coding sequence GTGATCCGGCGGTGGTGGCGCGCCTACCGGGGGCTGCGGCTCGGGACCCGGCTGGCGCTGGGCCTCGGGGTGCTGTCGCTGGTGGTGTTCGCGGTGGTCGGCACGGTGCTGACCGCGTACATGCGCGACTACCTGGAGCGGCAGCTCGCCGACCAGATGAAGCTGGTGCAGGTCGTGCAGTCCAAGGACGCGGCGACGCACGGCACGGTGCAACGCAAGCCGTACTACGGCTGGTACACGGCCGTGTACGACGTCTCCGGCACCTCGGTCGACCTGCGCACGCCCGCCGAGGTGCCGGCCGACAGCCGGGCCCTGACCGACCTGGCGCGGACGATGGCACGCTCGGAGGAGGACATCACCCGCACGGTGCGGCTCGGCGGGCACGGCCCCTACCTGCTGCGCGCCTGCGAGGTGGAGCCCGGGGTGGTGCTGGTCAGCGCGGCGCCCATGGGAGACGTCGAGGACACCGTCGACCAGCTGATCACGGTGCAGGTCGTCGCCTTCGGGCTGGCGCTGCTCGCCCTGGTGGTGTTCGGACGGCGGATGCTGCGGCGCGGCCTGAAGCCGCTGAGCGACATGGCGAGCACGGCGCACGGCATCGCCTCGCACGACCTCACCGAGTCGGCGGCCCGGCTCCCGCTGCGGGCCGACGGGCGCGACGGCGGGCAGGAGGTGGCGGAGCTGCGGACCGCGTTCAACACGATGCTGGAGCACATCGACGCGTCGCTGGCGGTGCGGGCGGAGGCGGAGCGGCGGCTGCGCCGGTTCGTCGCCGACGCCTCGCACGAGCTGCGCACGCCGCTGATGTCGGTGCGGGGCTACGCCGACCTCTTCCAGTACGCGGCGGCCAACGAGCCCGCGGAACGGGAGCGGCACCTGGCCCGGCTGCGGGCCGAGGCCGCCCGGATGGGGGTGCTCCTCGACGATCTGCTGCTGCTCGCCCGGCTGGACGCCGACGAGGTGGAGGCGCCGCTGCGCCGGGAGGACGCGGATCTGACGGAGCTGGTGCGGCAGGCCGCGGACGCCTTCCGCGCCGGGCACCCGGACCGTCCGCTGACGGTGCGGACGGGTGCGGCGGTGGTGAAGCTGCGGCTCGACCCGCAGCGGATCCGGCAGGTTCTCGACAACCTGCTCACCAACGCGGCCGTGCACACGCCGCCGGGCACCGCGGTCTCGGTCACCGTCTCCGGCGGGGCGGACGCGGTCCGGGTGTCGGTGGCCGACGCGGGGCCGGGCATCCCGGCGGCGGACCGGGAACGGATCTTCGACCGCTTCTACCGCGTCGACAAGGCCCGCAGCCGCGACCGGGGCGGCAGCGGCCTGGGCCTGTCCGTCGCCGCCTCGCTGGTGCGCGCGCACGGCGGCACGGTCGAGGTGGACGGCGAGCCGGGCGCGACGGTGTTCACCGTGACGCTCCCGGCCGCCGCCCGTGACGCGTCCGCCGCCCGGTGA
- a CDS encoding SulP family inorganic anion transporter, translating into MNRIAKFPHWRQDVTSSLVVFLVALPLCVGVAVASGVPAELGLVTGIVGGLVTGLLPGSSLQVSGPAAGLTVLVFGAVDQYGLPALGVIVLASGLLQLAMGALKLGRWFRAISLSVVEGMLAGIGLVLIAGQLYAAAGLEAPASGLDKLTGLPGAAADALGSTEALTSLALGAGTVAVMVLWKRLPKRAQTLPGALAAVVLATSVTAVFGLSVATVEVNGLLDSIQPPGAGAFGELANIGLLGTIIAFTLIASAESLFSAAAVDRLHKGPRTEYNKELMAQGAGNTVCGVLGALPMTAVIVRSSANVSAGAKTKASRVLHGVWLLLFAALLPSALALIPLPALAGILVHAGWKLIPFRGIVPLWREHRGEALILVVTAVSIVAVNMFEGVLIGLALSVVKTAWEASHLKLEIVDKGAGPVQAHLSGNATFLRLPKILESLESLPQDRPVELDLSGLHHLDHACRTALENWAERHSTAGTDPVTVTEPPKAVSV; encoded by the coding sequence ATGAACCGCATAGCCAAGTTCCCCCACTGGCGGCAGGACGTCACCTCCTCGCTGGTCGTGTTCCTGGTCGCGCTCCCGCTGTGCGTGGGCGTGGCCGTCGCCTCCGGCGTCCCGGCCGAACTCGGCCTCGTCACCGGCATCGTGGGCGGCCTGGTCACCGGACTCCTGCCGGGCAGCAGCCTCCAGGTGTCCGGCCCGGCCGCCGGCCTCACCGTTCTGGTCTTCGGCGCGGTCGACCAGTACGGACTGCCCGCGCTCGGTGTGATCGTGCTGGCCTCCGGCCTCCTCCAGCTCGCGATGGGCGCCCTGAAGCTGGGGCGCTGGTTCCGGGCGATCTCACTGTCGGTGGTCGAGGGCATGCTGGCCGGCATCGGCCTGGTGCTCATCGCCGGACAGCTCTACGCGGCCGCCGGACTGGAGGCGCCCGCCTCCGGCCTGGACAAGCTCACCGGGCTGCCCGGCGCCGCCGCCGACGCGCTGGGCAGCACCGAGGCGCTCACCTCGCTCGCCCTGGGCGCCGGCACCGTCGCGGTCATGGTGCTGTGGAAGCGGCTGCCGAAGCGGGCGCAGACCCTGCCGGGCGCGCTGGCCGCGGTCGTCCTGGCCACGTCGGTCACGGCGGTGTTCGGCCTGTCGGTCGCGACGGTCGAGGTCAACGGCCTGCTGGACTCCATCCAGCCGCCCGGCGCCGGCGCCTTCGGCGAGCTGGCGAACATCGGGCTCCTCGGCACCATCATCGCCTTCACCCTGATCGCCTCGGCGGAGAGCCTGTTCAGCGCCGCCGCGGTGGACCGGCTGCACAAGGGGCCGCGCACCGAGTACAACAAGGAACTGATGGCGCAGGGCGCCGGCAACACGGTGTGCGGTGTGCTCGGCGCGCTGCCGATGACGGCGGTCATCGTGCGCAGCTCCGCCAATGTGAGCGCCGGTGCGAAGACCAAGGCGTCCCGGGTGCTGCACGGCGTGTGGCTGCTGCTGTTCGCCGCGCTGCTGCCGTCCGCGCTGGCCCTGATCCCGCTGCCCGCGCTGGCCGGCATCCTGGTCCACGCGGGCTGGAAGCTGATCCCGTTCCGCGGCATCGTGCCGCTGTGGCGGGAGCACCGGGGCGAGGCGCTGATCCTGGTGGTCACGGCCGTGTCGATCGTCGCGGTGAACATGTTCGAGGGCGTGCTGATCGGTCTGGCCCTGTCCGTGGTCAAGACCGCCTGGGAGGCGTCGCACCTCAAGCTGGAGATCGTCGACAAGGGCGCGGGCCCCGTCCAGGCCCACCTGTCGGGCAACGCGACCTTCCTGCGGCTGCCGAAGATCCTGGAGAGCCTGGAGTCGCTGCCGCAGGACCGCCCGGTCGAGCTGGACCTGTCCGGCCTGCACCACCTGGACCACGCCTGTCGCACGGCCCTGGAGAACTGGGCCGAACGGCACAGCACCGCCGGCACGGACCCGGTGACGGTCACGGAACCGCCGAAGGCGGTCTCGGTGTAG